The Prevotella sp. E9-3 genome has a window encoding:
- a CDS encoding InlB B-repeat-containing protein, with translation MKHFIHIINHSARAATTLLLAVLTVSTAWAEDVTISSAADWDSFANAVNSGTSYSGQTVTLGADITVSTIAGTSTNKFSGTFYGGGHTLTFNATATADGCAPFGYIDGATFKCLKVAGTISTGYKYAAGIAAHSYGNCTIQSCQSSVVINTSISGDGTHAGFVAVEESGCTLTVTNCLFDGSISGGSTNNCGGFVGWRNGSLTFTNCLMAGTMAISQTDGSALFNRNGSSTLTNCYYDGSKSYGSIAKQGTATTATGIALQALLGSGWKVSDENVVPDMDAKSLSNATVSGINNYYPYTGYEIAIDYTVTAADGTVLTKGTHYTETITPGTVQQEGDYTLTITGTGDYSGSQSFTFTVSDGWKYYEEGVLKSKPYADVTVINSGNKPTSLSGWYVVTGDVSYNGRISLTGETHLILADGATMTVTHNDHAIYDPNQSLYIYGQEQGSGTLNISASGSFKRAIWCKHFYMYGGIVNAKGDSNTGDGFRSTDGSFTFKGGVGRFSGSNSYYGVDTKSGSINISWTSDADEFYTNKTRGTVTLGKSFWIRGTETEATTGNLAGKTIVPAGSRAIDISETENGSVTTDKRNSAANKTVTITATPIAGYGVESVSVRDADNGVVTVTNTGNGTYTFTMPAKNVTVSATFAQMSNDLANAEITGVSDDYIYTGSPISLSTLAVALMGSALTAGTDYDIAYTLNGTPVDQVQAAGDYVVTISPHSGTAYTGSKSKAFRVLNFTSATLSGVGEVYQHTGSERAIVPTVTITGLTMNQTLTAGTDYSVSYTCNGAAASVVNAPGLYTMTVTGSGAYAACGTLTHDFIVLTFEKYNTNSGSLETATTTDDNGSIVTASTTSMNGSWYVVTEDVTVGSRITVTGDVSLVLCDGVTLTANRGIEVRSGNSLTIYSQSGNTGALTAYSADQYGSAIGGAGMYASGGTITIHGGEINATSHGDASRVIGGPNSTVTIYGGRVSAWYDLNGYAIGGDGATVNLSWCRSSDNIYAMSFGGTVNLLGNFVFDDNRQQVVTTGNVNSNRRIVPQGSEWFVAFNSQGGSAVAQQSIDNNATATEPTEPTRTGYTFGGWYTDADCTDGNAYDFATAVTANLTLYAKWTLTPFAINLPESLEATVGGSAATTATMGQTVTLTLKSGYTLTGSITATDANSQTVSLTDGGNGTYTFTMPASAVNVVAFAGVIEPGWTLAGTYKTQNFTADDTYYYGFVGTAGTGTELGTFVQVGGYVRVKPMRAYLVAPGGTPKAAARRTTRAADGEELPATLRVRLLGSNGETTGIINMEHGTLNMEQSTDAWYSLDGSRLQGEPTQRGIYINKGKKVIIK, from the coding sequence ATGAAACACTTCATTCACATCATCAACCACTCCGCGAGGGCAGCCACCACGCTGCTCCTCGCCGTGCTCACCGTCTCGACGGCGTGGGCAGAGGACGTCACCATCAGCTCGGCAGCTGACTGGGATTCGTTCGCAAATGCCGTCAACAGCGGCACGTCGTACAGCGGACAGACCGTGACGCTCGGCGCAGACATCACCGTTTCGACGATAGCGGGCACAAGTACGAACAAGTTCAGCGGGACGTTCTACGGCGGCGGACATACGCTGACGTTCAATGCCACAGCAACAGCTGACGGTTGCGCCCCGTTCGGCTACATCGACGGAGCGACGTTCAAGTGCCTGAAAGTGGCGGGAACCATCAGCACCGGCTATAAGTACGCTGCCGGTATCGCTGCCCACAGCTATGGCAACTGCACCATCCAGAGCTGCCAGAGCAGCGTGGTCATCAATACCAGCATCAGCGGCGACGGCACACACGCCGGATTTGTGGCTGTTGAAGAAAGCGGGTGTACGCTCACCGTCACCAACTGCCTGTTCGACGGCAGCATCTCGGGCGGGAGTACCAACAACTGCGGCGGCTTCGTAGGCTGGCGCAACGGTTCGCTGACGTTCACCAACTGCCTGATGGCGGGAACAATGGCCATCAGCCAGACCGATGGCAGTGCCCTGTTCAACCGCAACGGCAGTTCGACATTGACCAACTGCTACTACGATGGCAGCAAGAGTTACGGCTCAATAGCCAAGCAGGGTACTGCAACTACCGCCACGGGCATCGCCCTCCAGGCCCTGCTCGGCTCCGGCTGGAAGGTCAGCGACGAAAACGTTGTTCCTGACATGGATGCAAAAAGCCTCTCTAATGCCACCGTCAGCGGCATCAATAACTACTACCCCTACACCGGCTATGAAATCGCCATCGATTACACCGTGACGGCAGCGGACGGAACGGTGCTAACGAAAGGGACGCACTATACCGAGACCATCACCCCCGGCACCGTGCAGCAGGAGGGCGACTACACACTGACCATCACTGGCACGGGCGACTACAGCGGCTCGCAGTCGTTCACCTTCACCGTGAGCGACGGGTGGAAGTACTACGAGGAGGGTGTGCTAAAGAGCAAGCCCTATGCCGACGTCACCGTCATCAACAGCGGGAACAAGCCCACCTCGCTCTCCGGCTGGTATGTCGTGACCGGGGATGTCAGCTACAACGGGCGAATTTCACTTACGGGCGAAACACACCTGATTCTTGCCGACGGCGCGACGATGACGGTCACACATAATGACCATGCCATCTACGATCCTAACCAGAGCTTATACATCTACGGGCAGGAGCAGGGCAGCGGCACTCTCAACATTTCCGCTTCTGGAAGTTTTAAACGTGCTATCTGGTGCAAGCATTTCTACATGTACGGCGGTATAGTCAATGCCAAAGGCGATAGCAACACTGGAGACGGTTTCCGCTCAACTGATGGCAGCTTCACCTTTAAGGGCGGCGTAGGAAGATTTAGTGGCAGCAATTCTTATTATGGAGTAGATACAAAGAGCGGCAGCATCAATATCAGCTGGACAAGCGATGCCGACGAATTCTATACCAATAAGACCAGGGGGACCGTCACTCTCGGAAAGAGTTTCTGGATCCGTGGTACGGAGACCGAGGCCACCACAGGCAATCTGGCAGGCAAGACCATCGTTCCCGCAGGCAGCAGGGCAATAGATATTTCTGAAACGGAGAACGGCAGTGTGACAACGGACAAGAGAAATTCAGCTGCCAACAAGACCGTGACCATCACTGCCACGCCCATTGCCGGCTATGGCGTGGAGAGCGTCAGCGTAAGGGATGCTGACAACGGAGTGGTGACCGTCACGAATACGGGTAACGGCACCTACACCTTCACGATGCCCGCCAAGAACGTCACCGTCAGCGCCACCTTTGCGCAGATGTCTAACGACCTTGCCAATGCCGAAATCACGGGTGTCAGCGACGACTACATCTATACGGGTTCGCCCATCAGTCTCAGCACACTCGCCGTGGCGCTAATGGGCAGTGCGCTGACCGCCGGCACCGACTACGACATCGCCTACACGCTGAACGGAACGCCCGTTGACCAGGTGCAGGCTGCGGGCGATTATGTGGTGACCATCAGTCCCCACAGCGGCACTGCCTACACAGGCAGCAAGAGCAAGGCCTTCCGCGTGCTCAACTTCACCAGCGCCACACTGAGCGGAGTCGGCGAGGTGTATCAGCATACGGGCAGCGAAAGGGCGATAGTCCCCACCGTCACCATCACCGGACTGACGATGAACCAGACACTGACAGCGGGTACGGACTACAGCGTATCCTACACCTGCAACGGTGCAGCAGCCTCCGTCGTGAACGCACCGGGTCTATATACCATGACCGTGACTGGCAGCGGAGCGTATGCCGCCTGCGGCACGCTGACTCACGACTTCATAGTGCTGACGTTTGAGAAGTACAACACCAACAGCGGCAGTCTTGAGACCGCCACCACCACCGACGACAACGGTAGCATCGTCACTGCTTCGACTACGAGCATGAACGGCAGCTGGTATGTGGTGACGGAAGACGTGACCGTCGGCAGCCGCATCACGGTGACCGGCGACGTCAGCCTGGTGCTGTGCGACGGCGTGACGCTCACTGCCAACCGAGGCATCGAGGTGCGCAGCGGCAACTCGCTGACCATCTACTCGCAGAGCGGCAACACGGGCGCACTCACGGCCTACTCTGCCGACCAGTACGGTTCGGCCATCGGAGGTGCAGGAATGTATGCCAGCGGCGGCACCATCACCATCCACGGTGGCGAAATCAATGCCACCAGTCATGGGGATGCATCGCGGGTCATCGGCGGCCCCAACAGCACCGTTACCATCTATGGCGGACGGGTGAGCGCCTGGTACGACCTGAACGGCTACGCCATCGGCGGCGATGGCGCCACTGTCAACCTCAGCTGGTGCCGCTCGTCGGATAATATCTACGCCATGAGCTTCGGCGGCACGGTGAACCTGCTGGGCAACTTCGTGTTCGACGACAACCGCCAGCAGGTGGTCACCACCGGCAACGTCAACAGCAACAGGCGCATCGTGCCGCAGGGCAGCGAATGGTTCGTCGCGTTCAACTCGCAGGGCGGCAGCGCAGTGGCACAACAGAGCATCGACAACAACGCCACGGCCACCGAGCCGACGGAACCCACCCGTACGGGCTACACCTTCGGCGGATGGTACACCGATGCTGACTGTACGGACGGCAACGCCTACGACTTCGCAACGGCAGTGACCGCAAACCTGACGCTCTACGCCAAGTGGACGCTGACACCGTTTGCCATCAACCTGCCCGAAAGCCTTGAGGCAACGGTGGGCGGCAGCGCAGCCACCACCGCCACGATGGGCCAGACGGTGACGCTGACACTGAAGAGCGGCTACACGCTGACGGGCAGCATCACCGCCACCGACGCCAACAGCCAGACCGTCAGCCTGACCGACGGGGGCAACGGCACCTACACCTTCACCATGCCGGCCTCTGCTGTCAACGTGGTGGCCTTCGCGGGCGTCATCGAGCCGGGCTGGACGCTGGCAGGCACCTATAAAACGCAGAACTTCACGGCCGACGATACCTACTACTACGGCTTCGTGGGCACGGCGGGTACAGGCACCGAACTGGGCACCTTCGTACAGGTGGGTGGCTATGTGCGCGTAAAACCGATGAGGGCCTATCTCGTGGCTCCCGGCGGTACGCCGAAGGCTGCGGCACGGCGGACGACCCGCGCCGCTGACGGCGAAGAACTGCCCGCGACGCTGCGCGTCAGACTGCTGGGCAGCAACGGCGAGACAACGGGAATCATCAACATGGAACATGGAACATTGAACATGGAACAATCGACCGACGCATGGTATAGTCTCGACGGAAGCCGACTGCAGGGCGAGCCGACGCAGCGCGGCATATATATCAATAAAGGTAAAAAGGTCATCATCAAATAA
- a CDS encoding helix-turn-helix transcriptional regulator: protein MNLMQFTAVVLMIGLTFKLLVLPRRVEENSVTGASRWLMLGGTVLLGLQFFLQLVLGLREKGVTQAVMLNLGVFTLVSWLLSLAVLRLLTQGRLNLLDKWLGGGVWLTELVLIFATAMTGGQTLLSDTPRLQLAEQAGSVLYFAMQCYYGCRNVVLLRRLRQSLDDYYDNDLSLRLAWMQVSITVLAALALFVPAMIFVPGRWLMAFAVVFLYGTWYFVDSFCDYVKSSMPRKVQEAEKKSTPPTDPSPKEREVDSSSEATATAVARWTRQGGYRKNGLKKSVVAEQMGVSENQLTLWLRLHDTKFADWLSDLRVEEAKRIIRLHPDWTNEAIAAHCGFADRPDLQKKFKKYTGMTPMQYAEQ, encoded by the coding sequence ATGAATCTGATGCAGTTTACAGCCGTTGTGCTGATGATAGGATTGACGTTTAAGCTTCTGGTGCTGCCCCGACGGGTGGAGGAGAACAGCGTGACGGGCGCGAGCCGCTGGCTGATGCTCGGCGGTACGGTGTTATTAGGCCTTCAGTTCTTCCTACAGTTGGTGCTGGGTCTGCGTGAGAAAGGCGTGACGCAGGCCGTGATGCTCAATCTCGGGGTGTTTACGCTGGTGTCGTGGCTGCTGTCGCTGGCCGTGCTCCGACTGCTGACGCAGGGACGCTTGAACCTGCTGGACAAGTGGCTGGGCGGCGGTGTATGGCTGACAGAGCTGGTGCTGATATTCGCCACGGCCATGACTGGCGGGCAGACGCTGCTGAGCGACACGCCGAGGCTGCAACTGGCCGAGCAGGCGGGCAGCGTGCTCTACTTCGCCATGCAGTGCTACTACGGCTGTAGGAACGTCGTGTTGCTGCGCCGCCTGCGCCAGAGCTTAGACGACTACTACGACAACGACCTGAGCCTGCGGCTCGCATGGATGCAGGTGAGCATCACCGTGCTGGCCGCGCTGGCGCTGTTCGTGCCCGCCATGATCTTCGTGCCCGGCCGGTGGCTGATGGCATTCGCCGTGGTGTTCCTCTACGGCACGTGGTATTTCGTGGACAGTTTCTGTGACTATGTGAAGAGCAGCATGCCACGAAAGGTGCAGGAAGCGGAGAAAAAATCCACCCCCCCCACCGATCCCTCTCCTAAGGAGAGAGAAGTAGATAGTTCTTCTGAGGCTACTGCTACGGCCGTCGCCCGATGGACCCGGCAGGGCGGCTACAGGAAGAACGGACTGAAGAAATCTGTCGTGGCAGAGCAGATGGGTGTGTCGGAGAACCAGCTGACGCTCTGGCTGCGCCTGCACGACACGAAGTTTGCCGACTGGCTGTCAGACCTTCGTGTGGAGGAGGCCAAGCGCATCATCAGGCTGCACCCCGACTGGACCAACGAGGCCATCGCCGCCCACTGCGGCTTTGCCGACCGCCCCGACCTGCAGAAGAAGTTCAAGAAATATACCGGCATGACCCCCATGCAGTATGCCGAGCAGTAA
- a CDS encoding DUF1016 N-terminal domain-containing protein — MRLVSLISGVWDKAREKAALAVNTELLDASWETGRYIVEYEQHGNVKAEYGKQLLTNLSKDLTKLRGKGYSRSNLFNMRLFYVRFPKIQTVSGQLTWSHYLELLKCDQLVTIPAPCIEYGQRGCFGSRKRGTSSANSLGYYSRPVCAGVYWSSPTETLQGKGSGR; from the coding sequence GTGAGACTCGTCTCACTTATTTCGGGTGTGTGGGATAAGGCCAGAGAAAAGGCTGCTCTTGCCGTGAACACAGAGCTGCTTGATGCAAGCTGGGAAACAGGAAGATACATCGTGGAATACGAACAGCATGGTAATGTAAAAGCAGAATACGGAAAACAGCTTCTGACAAACCTGTCAAAAGACCTGACCAAACTTCGCGGAAAGGGCTATTCCAGATCCAATCTATTCAACATGAGGCTCTTCTATGTGCGATTCCCAAAAATCCAGACAGTGTCTGGACAATTGACATGGAGCCATTATTTAGAGTTGTTGAAGTGTGACCAACTCGTCACTATTCCAGCGCCTTGCATTGAGTACGGACAAAGAGGGTGTTTTGGCTCTCGCAAACGAGGGACATCAAGTGCAAATAGCCTCGGATATTATTCGCGACCCGTTTGTGCTGGAGTTTACTGGTCTTCCCCGACAGAAACGCTACAAGGAAAAGGATCTGGAAGATAG
- a CDS encoding toxin-antitoxin system HicB family antitoxin, with protein sequence MCEEKGIAPRKPYTGVLNVRLPPEIHSGVAMAASKEGITINAFIKNAVARALGIVL encoded by the coding sequence CTGTGTGAAGAGAAAGGCATAGCACCGAGGAAACCCTACACGGGCGTTCTTAATGTGCGTTTGCCCCCAGAGATTCACAGTGGTGTAGCCATGGCAGCCAGCAAGGAGGGCATTACCATCAATGCTTTCATCAAGAATGCTGTTGCCAGAGCATTGGGCATAGTGCTCTGA
- a CDS encoding SGNH/GDSL hydrolase family protein has product MNTTVSNYQSIKLLLGVVNTKRIAVSVLSLLFALSGSAQLYLRGNIAPQGGVEITNLEGNIYSGEVTLDDKNVFLFSDKYVYFEIPSENYRSGNIRINGGTYSVTFNKQTKAWTFSAPVDEYRISAFGSSVCNGQGATGNKGYAYLYGELMKERYANEVSVNPFYTSGIAIGGNTTNDLLNRYDEMTRNYSRYVIIGLSMGNEGIHESTNKQNVLNQFSTNMQTIIRKIKNDGKIPVVMNNYTRADFTLEDYDYIKKMNLQIHGWDVASVNTLGAIDDGTGKWASGYQADNGHPTTGGHKEFFYAMTPSLFDALASGKAQPVRNTAKSMTLENGSQIKFRGEDVVHPFTISVRVKGAAAGRLFTYMMTSGTREGKVTVDAEGHVVYTTPTNKTLTTTGTLDDNKWHIVTLTHYYAQGRTLLYLDNESAGELRERVSSIADVLIGDEEKSVTRQLSELFFWRAAISPDEVAAMVNGKLLKSSLEIYVPTESAEALDNLAMSTNTVQYVDATTSVSLPKAVKPLQSSNTYDLQGRLALAGQKGILIENGRKVMR; this is encoded by the coding sequence ATGAATACAACTGTTTCTAATTACCAATCAATTAAGCTTCTTTTAGGTGTTGTTAATACCAAAAGAATTGCTGTCTCAGTTCTTTCACTCCTTTTCGCTCTCTCAGGCTCTGCCCAGCTCTATTTAAGGGGAAATATAGCTCCTCAGGGTGGTGTGGAGATTACAAATTTGGAAGGAAATATCTATTCGGGCGAAGTAACGCTTGATGATAAGAACGTGTTTCTGTTCAGTGATAAGTACGTTTATTTCGAAATTCCAAGCGAGAACTATCGTTCCGGAAATATCCGTATCAATGGAGGCACCTATTCAGTAACCTTTAATAAGCAGACCAAAGCCTGGACATTCTCGGCTCCTGTTGATGAATATCGTATTTCAGCATTCGGCTCGTCAGTATGCAACGGGCAGGGCGCTACCGGCAACAAAGGTTATGCCTATCTCTATGGAGAGTTGATGAAAGAACGTTATGCAAATGAGGTTTCTGTCAACCCTTTCTATACATCAGGCATTGCTATCGGCGGTAATACCACTAACGACCTGCTGAACAGATATGATGAAATGACACGCAATTATTCGCGCTATGTCATTATTGGGCTGTCGATGGGTAATGAGGGAATCCATGAGTCAACCAACAAACAGAATGTGCTGAACCAGTTCTCTACCAATATGCAGACCATCATCCGCAAAATCAAGAATGATGGCAAGATACCCGTGGTGATGAACAATTACACACGTGCTGACTTTACCCTTGAGGATTATGACTATATCAAGAAAATGAACCTGCAGATTCACGGATGGGATGTGGCATCCGTGAACACCCTTGGAGCCATTGACGATGGAACCGGTAAGTGGGCGTCAGGCTATCAGGCCGATAATGGACACCCCACCACTGGCGGTCATAAGGAATTTTTCTATGCTATGACTCCTTCGCTTTTTGATGCACTGGCCAGCGGTAAGGCTCAGCCTGTGCGCAATACTGCGAAGAGTATGACTTTGGAAAACGGCTCTCAGATAAAGTTCCGTGGCGAAGACGTTGTACATCCTTTTACTATTAGCGTTAGGGTGAAAGGTGCTGCTGCCGGCCGACTGTTCACCTATATGATGACTTCAGGAACTCGTGAGGGTAAGGTGACTGTTGATGCCGAAGGACATGTTGTCTATACGACTCCTACCAACAAAACGCTCACTACAACAGGAACCCTTGATGACAATAAGTGGCACATTGTTACCTTGACTCATTATTATGCTCAGGGACGCACCCTGCTCTATCTGGATAATGAGTCTGCTGGTGAACTCCGTGAGCGTGTCAGCTCAATTGCCGATGTGCTGATAGGCGATGAAGAGAAATCCGTAACTCGCCAGTTGAGCGAGCTGTTCTTCTGGCGTGCTGCAATCTCTCCTGATGAGGTGGCTGCAATGGTAAACGGCAAATTGTTGAAGTCGAGTCTGGAAATCTATGTGCCAACAGAGTCTGCAGAAGCATTGGATAACTTAGCAATGAGCACCAATACCGTTCAGTATGTTGATGCTACTACTTCGGTTTCATTGCCTAAAGCGGTAAAACCACTTCAATCGTCCAATACCTATGACCTTCAAGGAAGACTCGCATTGGCAGGTCAGAAAGGAATCCTAATAGAGAATGGCCGCAAGGTGATGAGATAA
- a CDS encoding 3'-5' exonuclease, which produces MEFNKEQLEVIQSDGGYHLVLAPPGCGKTAVLAERIVWAYRQGVPFSSMACLTFTNRASRGMRDRIWQRLPNAEGLDLLFVGNVHRFCSQFLYRNGVVAEQTTVIDTDTVFSIIADILGEDELVVLGDNKHRQRYSQLMNLQHLMHQCEHHYEGTLMVHRDALPPLQLKELCVAFKLEYNQQSAIELYRHADFYLSQDVILSREAREILKALETARQYEQYKKKNDLLDFEDLLLNTYEFLCDSAPDSPYRNSYTWLQIDEVQDLNPLQLAIIDLFTAPHATVVYLGDAQQAIFSFMGAKTNTLEMLRERCGEGQFHNFFQNYRSPKYLLDVFNEYGQKQLNISADLLPTTTNLQEKHRGDLVLADSDTNIDEVNLVARMVRRLYEAYSEETTAVVVTFNSDADEVSAALPDIPHFKVSGTDLFSTPDVRLLLAHLSVVAMEQNFIAWSILFRGLRVYSSQSAARQFARALMDKAISPVDLLTYDDSTYVAEFVKAYGQSDFVVFDTETTGLSVFDDDVVQIAAVRVRDGKVVDELNLFIETSRPIPEMLGEVPNPLIEEYAHQPHLAPDEAFRQFVEFARDAEILGHNATYDYQIMEHNMQRYAPSLSMKRLWSRYFDSLKLIRLLKPRLRSYKLKSLLETLGLEGQNSHLANDDIMATLSLVNFCYDEACPLIDEQLKFLGSHRHPIDNFRRVYQHLYLSTVEQLYQQQEGPLLSMALQQAYHVLREEQRVGDIPKLNYILRYIEIDMLTPQSGHSLAEQLSAHMADLSTLKEADLCGSSSITDRVFISTVHKAKGLEFDNVIVFDAVDGKYPSTYGDENEEARKFYVAISRARQRLVITFCHNAVTPWGRWYTKQLTPFMDSIKKFF; this is translated from the coding sequence ATGGAATTCAATAAAGAACAACTGGAAGTAATACAATCGGATGGGGGCTATCACTTAGTGTTAGCCCCTCCTGGTTGTGGTAAGACAGCTGTTCTGGCTGAACGCATTGTGTGGGCCTATCGGCAGGGTGTTCCTTTCAGTTCGATGGCATGTCTCACTTTCACTAACAGAGCCTCCCGTGGCATGCGTGACCGTATCTGGCAGCGCTTGCCAAATGCTGAAGGTCTTGATCTCCTTTTCGTAGGCAATGTTCATCGTTTCTGTTCACAGTTCCTCTACCGTAACGGTGTGGTGGCAGAGCAGACCACGGTAATTGATACGGATACCGTTTTTAGTATCATAGCCGATATCCTTGGAGAAGATGAACTGGTGGTGCTGGGTGACAATAAGCATCGGCAGCGCTACTCTCAACTGATGAACCTTCAGCATCTGATGCATCAGTGTGAGCATCATTATGAAGGGACATTGATGGTTCATCGTGATGCCTTGCCTCCTTTGCAGTTGAAAGAACTCTGTGTGGCTTTCAAATTGGAATACAATCAGCAGTCGGCCATAGAACTGTATCGCCATGCTGATTTCTATCTGAGTCAGGATGTAATTCTCAGTCGTGAGGCACGAGAGATACTGAAAGCCCTTGAAACCGCACGTCAGTATGAGCAGTATAAGAAGAAAAACGACCTGCTCGACTTTGAGGATCTGTTGCTTAATACCTATGAGTTCCTATGTGACAGCGCTCCGGATTCTCCCTATCGTAACAGCTACACTTGGCTGCAGATAGATGAAGTGCAGGATTTGAATCCCCTGCAGTTGGCCATCATCGATTTGTTCACTGCCCCCCATGCAACGGTGGTCTATCTGGGTGATGCCCAACAGGCAATCTTCTCATTCATGGGCGCGAAAACCAACACGCTGGAAATGCTGCGTGAGCGTTGTGGCGAAGGACAGTTTCATAATTTCTTTCAGAACTATCGTTCGCCGAAGTATCTCCTTGATGTATTTAATGAATACGGACAGAAACAACTGAACATCAGCGCCGACTTGTTGCCAACTACAACCAATCTTCAGGAGAAACACCGTGGTGACCTGGTGCTTGCCGATAGCGACACCAATATTGACGAGGTGAACCTTGTGGCACGTATGGTACGCAGACTGTATGAGGCCTATTCTGAGGAAACGACAGCCGTTGTGGTGACTTTCAATAGTGATGCCGATGAGGTGAGCGCAGCATTACCCGATATACCGCATTTCAAAGTTTCGGGTACCGATCTTTTCTCCACTCCCGATGTTCGATTGTTGTTGGCACATCTCTCCGTGGTGGCTATGGAACAGAACTTTATTGCCTGGTCTATCCTGTTCCGCGGACTTCGTGTGTATAGCTCGCAGTCGGCCGCCCGACAGTTTGCACGCGCCTTAATGGATAAAGCTATCTCGCCGGTTGATTTGCTTACCTATGATGATTCTACCTATGTGGCCGAATTTGTAAAGGCCTATGGGCAGAGCGACTTTGTGGTGTTCGATACGGAGACCACGGGTCTTAGTGTGTTCGATGATGATGTGGTGCAGATAGCGGCTGTAAGAGTGAGGGACGGTAAGGTGGTTGATGAGTTGAATCTCTTCATAGAGACATCACGCCCTATCCCTGAAATGCTGGGCGAGGTACCCAATCCGCTTATTGAGGAGTATGCCCATCAACCGCATCTGGCACCCGATGAGGCTTTCAGACAGTTTGTGGAGTTTGCCCGTGATGCTGAGATATTGGGGCATAATGCCACCTACGACTATCAGATAATGGAGCATAATATGCAGCGCTATGCTCCGTCACTCTCCATGAAACGACTGTGGTCCCGCTATTTTGATTCACTGAAACTGATACGTTTGCTTAAACCCCGTTTGCGGAGCTATAAGTTGAAGTCATTGTTGGAAACACTTGGACTTGAGGGACAGAACTCTCATCTGGCCAATGATGATATTATGGCAACGCTCAGTCTGGTGAACTTCTGCTATGATGAGGCATGCCCCTTGATTGACGAGCAGTTGAAGTTTCTTGGCAGTCATCGTCATCCAATTGATAATTTCCGCAGAGTCTATCAACATCTTTATCTTTCAACGGTTGAACAACTCTATCAGCAACAGGAAGGTCCTCTGCTTTCGATGGCCTTACAACAGGCATACCATGTACTCCGGGAAGAACAAAGGGTAGGGGATATCCCCAAGTTGAACTATATATTAAGGTATATTGAGATAGATATGCTGACCCCACAGAGCGGACACTCTCTGGCTGAGCAGTTGTCAGCCCATATGGCCGACCTTAGTACGCTGAAAGAGGCCGACCTGTGTGGTTCTTCCAGTATCACCGACCGTGTGTTTATCTCTACTGTCCATAAAGCCAAAGGTCTTGAGTTTGACAATGTGATAGTGTTTGATGCCGTTGATGGCAAATATCCCAGTACCTATGGGGATGAAAATGAAGAGGCACGCAAGTTCTATGTAGCGATCTCGCGTGCCCGTCAACGTTTGGTGATTACTTTTTGTCACAATGCCGTTACGCCATGGGGACGGTGGTACACCAAGCAACTCACTCCCTTTATGGACTCCATTAAAAAGTTCTTTTAG